Part of the Salmo salar unplaced genomic scaffold, Ssal_v3.1, whole genome shotgun sequence genome, ATCGTTTAGAATTAATGATTAAATTCATGACTCTTGAAAACTGTATAATGTGCTGTGCAGTGTTACCTGTGACAGAGTACATACATCTATGACATTGTCTGTAATTTCTATGTAATGGTGAATATTAAAGTATTACCCTTCTCATTCACCTTAAATGATTGATACTTCCTAAGTAGAATCCTAGTTTCATTCATACTCACAAACTTCAGGAGAGTGGAGACCCTCGTGACCTTCAACAGCACAGGAGTAAATGTTCACAGAAGAATCCCAGACCACCAGCATATTACTAGAGTATTGTTGGGAAGTGGGCTCATCTAGACGTTGtccgttcttgtaccagatgtaggtggggttgtcagtcagagtacaggtggtgatacaggtcagtgtcttctgtccctctgcagcaggagtcaccttcacctgcagacctgaaacaataTGTATAAAACCACATACACCTCTGTGTTAACAGGATGGTTCATTTATTTTCTCCTGTAATTCAATATGATTTACAGTTGTATCATACAGTGTAGtattacctgtgacagacagagttgtTCCTGGGAAACTATGACCCCATTCAAAGTTGTCTGTTTTAAAAGTGAAGCGATACTCAGCTGAGTCCTCCTCTCTCAGATCTGTGATTCTCAGGGTGAAGGGACATCTGTATGTTCCAGTGTACTTCACACGACCTGTATACCCTGGGTCTGTGGTTAGGTCTTCAGGGGTCGACTTATCACTTCTAAACCAGAATGTTGATGTGGTGGAATAATAACCAACATATGTACAGGATATGtccactgttgaccccttcaagACACAGATTCTCCTCTTGGTGTAAGTTACTCTGTTGCAGCTCTGACCCTGAACACCTGAAACACAGTGACATAACAAGAGGACAACTGGATTATATTCTCAGTTCTTTCTATAAATGATAACAGTTCTAATATTACATAGtgaaaccaacacacacagaggttGTACGGTATTGTTAATTAAagaaacactcacacactgcaggagagtggagatcctcatgaccttttacagcacaggagtaactgtcctcatagttactggagactgggtcttTGTACTGGGGGGAGGTGCTCTCATCTAGATGTTGtccgttcttgtaccagatgtaggtggggttaccagtcagagtacaggtggtgaTACAGGTAATTGTCACCCAATTTGGCCAAGTTGAATAAGTCACCTTCACCTGCAGAGCTGGAGTAGATCACAACATTAAAACCCTGAATCACCTGTTCATAGTTTAATCACGTGATGCAAGACATTCCCAAACACATTTAATTCTTCAATCTGTTTCATATATACAAATCTAATTTCTAGACCTATATGGACAGTAGATTTTAATTGAACCGACTAGCAGTATAAAGCATGtaactgtacctgttacagacagagtgactccaggatcaccagtatatagaatgttactgtacctgttacagacagagtgactccaggatcaccagtatatagaatgttactgtacctgtgacagacagagagactccaggatcaccagtatatagaatgttactgtacttgtgacagacagagagactccaggatcaccagtatatagaatgttactgtacctgtgacagacagagagactccaggatcaccagtatatagaatgttactgtacctgtgacagacagagtgactccaggatcaccagtatatagaatgttactgtacctgttacagacagagtgactccaggatcaccagtatatagaatgttactgtacctgttacagacagagtgactccaggaacaccagtatatagaatgttactgtacctgttacagacagagagactccaggatcaccagtatatagaatgttactgtacctgttacagacagagtgactccaggatcaccagtatatagaatgttactgtacctgttacagacagagactccaggatcaccagtatatagaatgttactgtacctgttacagacagagtgactccaggatcaccagtatatagaatgttactgtacctgtgacagacagagagactccaggatcaccagtatatagaatgttactgtacctgttacagacagagtgactccaggatcaccagtatatagaatgttactgtacctgttacagacagagtaactccaggatcaccagtatatagaatgttactgtacctgttacagacagagtgactccaggatcaccagtatatagaatgttactatacctgtgacagacagagagactccaggatcaccagtatatagaatgttactgtacctgtgacagacagagtgactccaggatcaccagtatatttcCCTCCAGTCTGATCTGTTATAAATCTGAACTTGTACGtagctgagtctctctctctcaggtctgtgattctcaggTTGTGACCATTCTTCTTATCCCCATGATACTCCAGACGACCTGCATACTCTGGGTTCTGACCTAGATCTTCAGGTTCTACACCAGTCCCCCATTTAGTGAACCAGTAGGTTGATGTGACTGTACCACTGGGATATCTGATAGAGCAGGACAGCTCAACTGTTGACCCCTTCAAAACACAGATACTCTGAGTGGTGTATGTAACACTCCAGCCATACTGACCCAGTACCACTGAAACacagtcacacaacacaatggtaTCAGAATGAAGACAAGGTCTATTGGCTTACACTGAAGGTAGGGTTTGTCCACACTTTGTTGCCGTAGTTCCTGATTTGAGTGTGAATGGAAACCAGAGATAAGCATCACTCAGTGAGGTGTGAAAGATAACTATTTAAAGTGAAGTGGAGATTCCTAACAGAACACACCAGAATAACATTATGATTCTTAACCTTTTAGAAATGTCTGTAGATTATTAAACAGAGCAACTAAAAGATAAGAATGAGACCATACCTGCTACAGACCAGAGAAAGACCACCAACACACTTCCTGCTGTTCTCAAGGCCATTGTTGCATCTCCCACCCTGCAGTCTtagaaacataaacaacaactcacTCTATAGCTGGTGAATAACTACATACATACCATCAGGGGCAGCAGgtagggctcttgtcaaaagtagtgcactctatagggaatatggtgtcatttgggatgcagtataACAACACATCATCACCACAGCCTTGAGTGGATGGTGTGTAAATAACATCATTATAATAGTTTGGTAATATGGTCTGTGTCAGAGGTATCGGCAGGTAGCATAGCGATTAAGAGAGTTGAGCCAGTGACTGAAacattgctggttcaaatccccgacctggcaaggtggaaaaatctgccaatTTGAGAAAGGCAGTTACCACCAGGTTGAATGATAGCTCCTATCCCCAAGCTGTGAGGATAAACAacaagtcacacacacatacctttaaTATCATCATTATATGATAGTGTCTGTATTCACAAAGTATCTCAGAGTAGGATCTAGGATTAGTTTCCCATTTAGATCATATTTATATGGACCagcaggacctgatcctagatctgcactcCAAGTCTGAGACCCTTGAGTACATGACTTATGGCTAAAAACAAACAACTATATTTCAAGATATCAAGAGTACTTACAGACTGAAGGGGAGAGGTCTTGTACAGTGAGTCAACTGACTGGTAGTGAGTGGGAACTGCTAGTAAGTGTCAGTTCTGTGGTTGATACATATTTATAGTAGTCAGAACACAAGTAGCTGATGCAGAACTGTCCTTTCCTTCCTCTTTAAGTCATTAACATACATGACTACCAGAACAGCATGTCAGAATagtgtttactatagcctactatatggaatgtttataatatagtagaatgtgtttactatagcctactatttggaatgtttataatatcttagaatgtgtttaatagcctactatttggaatgtttataatatagtagaa contains:
- the LOC123733203 gene encoding uncharacterized protein, which encodes MLLIYEPEIDCSGLHPSSRGNRGFFLIALKVIEETIPYHARDYFSPFSDCRVGDATMALRTAGSVLVVFLWSVAVVLGQYGWSVTYTTQSICVLKGSTVELSCSIRYPSGTVTSTYWFTKWGTGVEPEDLGQNPEYAGRLEYHGDKKNGHNLRITDLRERDSATYKFRFITDQTGGKYTGDPGVTLSVTALQVKVTYSTWPNWVTITCITTCTLTGNPTYIWYKNGQHLDESTSPQYKDPVSSNYEDSYSCAVKGHEDLHSPAVCVQGQSCNRVTYTKRRICVLKGSTVDISCTYVGYYSTTSTFWFRSDKSTPEDLTTDPGYTGRVKYTGTYRCPFTLRITDLREEDSAEYRFTFKTDNFEWGHSFPGTTLSVTGLQVKVTPAAEGQKTLTCITTCTLTDNPTYIWYKNGQRLDEPTSQQYSSNMLVVWDSSVNIYSCAVEGHEGLHSPEVCFQVKVTLNSFQCIRH